The Deltaproteobacteria bacterium genome window below encodes:
- a CDS encoding DUF1588 domain-containing protein, translating into MDRARPLCLCIALATGCYSGLHGDGPQAGGETTGASGPGSDGGGDAADGADSSGGELPGLEVGAVPMRRLTNGQHVQSIRDLLALPDWTPAVALPDEGLSGEAFRLPNMVAGGVTTTLLDFGRYRNVAKEAAELALASDEGVAARLGCSPSGVDDPCVRAWLSAIAQRAWSRPVATDDAAVDELLAIVDDGTTRLGELRLGLQWGVIALLQTPEFLYFYPQVDPAQPDAMDDHSRARSLSLMFLDSVPDDDLLARARAGELGDPAVVEAEVDRLIAQMVADPAHRGAPKRFFAEWWSTTVVDAVGKDPTAYPDFTPTLRTAMRQEVEAMIDDLVFERRDDLRKAVRADTLYVNDELAVLYGVAGSFGPEIEAIELPPDSPRSGLLSTGAFLSVMSHPSTTSPAARGKFISQRLLCREIPPPPPNVSNTIPPPEGAETKRDRFERHTSDPTCAGCHKMMDPMGLALEEFDAIGAWRATEQVDFEGESYELPLDLAGELDGVAFATSRELAAAVAENPDLVPCVTRQFLRHALGRELEGTEEVAIDDLAAQLAAADFDFLTLMRQVAIHDVFTTIVREE; encoded by the coding sequence ATGGACCGCGCTCGACCGCTGTGCCTGTGCATCGCCCTCGCGACCGGCTGCTACTCGGGCCTGCACGGCGATGGCCCGCAGGCCGGCGGTGAGACGACCGGCGCGAGCGGGCCCGGCAGCGACGGCGGCGGCGATGCGGCCGACGGCGCCGACTCGAGCGGCGGCGAGCTGCCCGGGCTCGAGGTCGGTGCGGTGCCGATGCGGCGCCTCACCAACGGGCAGCACGTGCAGTCGATCCGCGATCTGCTGGCGCTGCCCGACTGGACGCCCGCCGTGGCGCTGCCGGACGAGGGGCTGAGCGGCGAGGCGTTCCGCCTGCCCAACATGGTCGCCGGCGGGGTGACCACCACGCTGCTCGACTTCGGACGCTATCGCAACGTCGCCAAAGAGGCCGCCGAGCTCGCGTTGGCCAGCGACGAGGGCGTGGCGGCGCGGCTGGGTTGCAGCCCGAGCGGCGTCGACGATCCCTGCGTGCGCGCGTGGCTGAGTGCGATCGCGCAGCGGGCCTGGAGCCGCCCGGTCGCGACCGACGACGCGGCGGTCGACGAGCTGCTGGCGATCGTCGACGACGGCACCACGCGGCTCGGCGAGCTGCGCCTCGGTCTGCAGTGGGGCGTCATCGCGCTGCTGCAGACGCCGGAGTTCCTCTACTTCTACCCGCAGGTCGACCCCGCGCAGCCCGACGCAATGGATGACCACTCGCGCGCGCGCTCGCTGTCGCTGATGTTCCTCGACTCGGTGCCCGACGACGACCTGCTGGCCCGTGCGCGCGCGGGTGAGCTGGGCGATCCGGCCGTGGTCGAGGCCGAGGTCGATCGCCTGATCGCCCAGATGGTCGCCGACCCGGCCCACCGTGGCGCGCCCAAGCGCTTCTTTGCCGAGTGGTGGAGCACCACCGTGGTCGACGCGGTCGGCAAGGACCCCACTGCGTACCCCGATTTCACGCCGACGCTGCGCACCGCGATGCGGCAGGAAGTCGAGGCGATGATCGACGACCTGGTGTTCGAGCGACGCGACGATCTGCGCAAGGCCGTCCGCGCCGACACGCTCTACGTCAACGACGAGCTCGCGGTGCTCTACGGCGTGGCGGGCAGCTTCGGCCCGGAGATCGAGGCCATCGAGCTGCCGCCCGACAGCCCCCGGAGCGGCCTGCTCAGCACCGGCGCGTTCCTCTCGGTGATGTCGCACCCCTCGACGACCTCGCCGGCGGCGCGCGGCAAATTCATCTCGCAGCGCCTGCTGTGCCGCGAGATCCCGCCACCGCCACCCAACGTCAGCAACACCATCCCGCCGCCCGAGGGCGCCGAGACCAAGCGCGACCGCTTCGAGCGTCACACCTCGGATCCGACCTGCGCGGGCTGCCACAAGATGATGGATCCGATGGGCCTCGCGCTCGAGGAGTTCGACGCGATCGGGGCGTGGCGGGCGACCGAGCAGGTCGATTTCGAAGGCGAGAGCTACGAGCTGCCGCTCGACCTCGCCGGCGAGCTCGATGGCGTCGCGTTCGCCACGAGCAGGGAGCTCGCGGCCGCGGTGGCCGAAAACCCCGACCTGGTGCCGTGCGTGACGCGGCAGTTCCTGCGTCACGCGCTCGGGCGCGAGCTCGAGGGCACCGAAGAGGTCGCGATCGACGACCTCGCCGCCCAGCTCGCGGCGGCCGACTTCGACTTCCTGACGCTGATGCGACAGGTCGCGATCCACGACGTGTTCACGACGATTGTGAGGGAGGAGTGA
- a CDS encoding DUF1552 domain-containing protein, with amino-acid sequence MRTRTIGRRTLLKGMAAGTTFTVGLPILEAMLDAHGEAHADGSAIAPVFLAYSWGSGVGNFDDMFDHWTPTGTGANWGLSQELAPLAAHKPYVTALSNMRPYVTGGHHELRATVFSGQQRIDPAYDANGAYQSIGSDRASIDQYIADRLVEQGDASPFRSLVLSLSSVGLHYGGVGRGLSFSWGAGYQLLTPETSPLALYQQLFADFSPDPDLAGPSPQSLVELRALDAVLASANRLRDRVSAYDRARIDAHLEALYETEHAIETLAGITCELPTQPTGNYPANDAFIEPLVEKNLAFSKLIAQALSCGLTRSIHYMFGTMQADTVIADVGATDGMHLLSHNDLTGTQVSQPEMIDKVATYVIERLSDLLTELAGVTIADGNLLDHACIMVASEMMDGRYHGADKGTPMLLIGKAGGRLRTDYHYQPSVDAPSSVRNCSNVLLTAMQAMGIDETTIDGGLAESPGGPIDELLL; translated from the coding sequence ATGCGCACACGAACCATCGGACGTCGGACCCTGTTGAAGGGCATGGCCGCCGGCACCACGTTCACCGTGGGCCTGCCGATCCTCGAGGCGATGCTCGACGCTCACGGCGAGGCGCACGCGGACGGCAGCGCGATCGCACCGGTGTTCCTGGCGTATTCGTGGGGCAGCGGCGTCGGCAACTTCGACGACATGTTCGATCACTGGACGCCGACGGGCACCGGCGCGAACTGGGGGCTGTCACAGGAGCTGGCGCCGCTGGCGGCCCACAAGCCCTACGTGACCGCGCTGTCCAACATGCGGCCGTACGTGACCGGCGGCCACCACGAGCTGCGCGCGACGGTGTTCTCGGGGCAGCAGCGCATCGACCCCGCGTACGACGCCAACGGTGCCTACCAGAGCATCGGTTCCGATCGCGCCAGCATCGATCAGTACATCGCCGATCGGCTGGTCGAGCAGGGCGACGCCTCACCGTTTCGCTCGCTGGTGCTGTCGCTGTCCAGCGTCGGCCTGCACTACGGCGGCGTCGGGCGCGGGCTGTCGTTCTCGTGGGGGGCGGGCTACCAGCTGCTGACGCCCGAGACCTCACCGCTGGCGCTGTATCAGCAGCTCTTCGCCGACTTCTCGCCCGACCCCGATCTTGCCGGGCCGAGCCCGCAGTCCTTGGTGGAGCTGCGCGCGCTCGATGCGGTGCTGGCCAGCGCGAATCGGCTGCGCGATCGCGTCAGCGCCTACGATCGTGCGCGCATCGACGCCCACCTCGAGGCGCTGTACGAGACCGAGCACGCCATCGAGACCCTCGCCGGCATCACCTGCGAGCTACCGACGCAGCCGACCGGCAACTACCCCGCCAACGACGCCTTCATCGAGCCGCTGGTCGAGAAGAACCTCGCGTTCTCGAAGCTCATCGCGCAGGCGCTCTCCTGCGGGCTGACGCGCTCGATCCACTACATGTTCGGCACCATGCAGGCCGACACCGTCATCGCCGACGTCGGTGCCACCGACGGCATGCACCTGCTCAGCCACAACGATCTGACGGGCACGCAGGTGTCGCAGCCCGAGATGATCGACAAGGTCGCGACCTACGTCATCGAGCGGCTGTCGGATCTGCTGACCGAGCTCGCGGGGGTGACCATCGCCGATGGCAACCTGCTCGACCACGCCTGCATCATGGTCGCCTCGGAGATGATGGACGGGCGGTACCACGGCGCCGACAAGGGCACGCCGATGCTGCTCATCGGCAAGGCCGGCGGGCGCCTGCGCACCGACTACCACTACCAGCCGTCGGTCGACGCGCCGTCGTCGGTACGCAACTGCTCGAACGTGCTGCTGACGGCGATGCAGGCCATGGGCATCGATGAGACCACCATCGACGGCGGCCTCGCGGAGAGCCCCGGCGGGCCCATCGACGAGCTGTTGCTGTAG
- a CDS encoding class I SAM-dependent methyltransferase yields MTATPASSASHEPATPSAEQALWDAYHLLLMGPDSERLRKLLVRYDAFRLALELPGDIVECGVFKGAGLLTWLKFLHVHAPGSARRVIGFDTFDAFAAPPAGDAAANGHDAAVVAAFVRETGHQGTSPASLRAAIAAAGIAAERCELVAGDIRTTASDYARTNPGLRISLLHMDLDLGEPTFAALSALWPRVVPGGVVVFDEYAAPRWSESDGVDRFFAGTGVRLRTWAHARTPTAYVIKP; encoded by the coding sequence ATGACCGCTACGCCCGCCAGCTCCGCCTCGCACGAGCCCGCGACCCCGAGCGCCGAGCAGGCGCTGTGGGACGCATACCACCTGTTGTTGATGGGCCCCGACAGCGAGCGCCTGCGCAAGTTGTTGGTGCGCTACGACGCGTTCCGGCTCGCGCTCGAGCTGCCGGGTGACATCGTCGAGTGCGGCGTCTTCAAGGGCGCGGGCCTGCTGACGTGGCTCAAGTTCCTGCACGTGCACGCGCCCGGCTCGGCGCGTCGCGTGATCGGCTTCGACACCTTCGACGCGTTCGCGGCTCCGCCGGCCGGTGACGCCGCCGCCAACGGCCACGACGCCGCGGTCGTCGCGGCGTTCGTGCGCGAGACCGGCCACCAGGGCACGTCACCCGCGTCGCTGCGCGCCGCGATTGCGGCCGCGGGCATTGCCGCCGAGCGTTGCGAGCTGGTCGCGGGCGACATCCGCACCACCGCGTCCGACTACGCGCGTACGAATCCCGGCCTGCGGATCTCGCTGCTGCACATGGATCTCGATCTCGGCGAGCCGACGTTCGCGGCGCTCTCGGCCCTGTGGCCGCGGGTGGTCCCGGGCGGGGTGGTCGTGTTCGACGAGTACGCCGCGCCGCGGTGGAGCGAGAGCGATGGTGTCGATCGCTTCTTCGCCGGCACCGGCGTGCGCCTGCGGACGTGGGCCCACGCGCGCACGCCGACGGCGTACGTCATCAAGCCCTGA
- a CDS encoding alkaline phosphatase family protein, with translation MHRKTLREIRRHWSRRRALQGLGALGLAGTACGSDDGNTAGGDGTTGDDPTSGSSGAGSSGSDGSGDTGSSSGADSSTGDDGPPMSDCSATTDMSPQALLAGVEHIVVVMMENRSFDHMFGARALVEGLAVDGLGGDESNPDAMGMAHGVFPLTDPVVAFDPPHGWDASHAQWNGGANDGFVTEYADDGAPDPGEIMGYHVRETLPVSYTLADNYMLCERWFASVMGPTWPNRFHLHLGTSGGMKTNDPVSEIPSIFDRLDDAGISNLYYSSNLPFVLTYGKTEGIAQISQFFDDVAGGTLPEFCIVDPILTANGTIGNDDHPPADVTMGQAFLATIYQALAASPLWDRTLLVITYDEHGGFYDHVPPPTTSDPDPEFQQLGFRVPALVVGGMVKRGCVNSIQYDHVSVAATATVRWGLEPLNARVTATNDLSGCIDPAFIDAPQPPIALPMTVVRRPVVQHDVADLPGQIELAELAARKGHGPTRTRAAADDALAAVLRWGQRLGVVTIADE, from the coding sequence ATGCATCGCAAGACACTGCGTGAGATCCGACGGCACTGGTCGCGTCGCCGCGCGCTGCAGGGACTCGGCGCGCTCGGCCTCGCCGGCACCGCCTGCGGCAGCGACGACGGCAACACCGCGGGTGGCGACGGCACCACCGGCGACGACCCCACCTCCGGCAGCTCCGGCGCCGGCAGCTCGGGCAGCGACGGCTCTGGCGACACGGGCAGCAGCTCGGGCGCCGACAGCTCGACCGGCGACGATGGCCCGCCGATGTCGGACTGCAGCGCGACCACGGACATGTCGCCGCAGGCGCTGCTCGCCGGTGTCGAGCACATCGTGGTCGTGATGATGGAGAACCGCTCGTTCGATCACATGTTCGGCGCGCGGGCCCTGGTCGAGGGCCTCGCCGTCGACGGCCTCGGCGGTGACGAGAGCAACCCCGACGCGATGGGCATGGCCCACGGCGTGTTCCCGCTGACCGACCCGGTGGTGGCCTTCGACCCGCCCCACGGCTGGGACGCCTCGCACGCGCAGTGGAACGGCGGTGCCAACGATGGCTTCGTCACCGAGTACGCCGACGACGGCGCGCCCGACCCCGGGGAGATCATGGGCTATCACGTGCGCGAGACCCTGCCGGTCTCGTACACGCTGGCCGACAACTACATGCTGTGCGAGCGATGGTTCGCGTCGGTGATGGGGCCGACCTGGCCCAACCGCTTCCACCTGCACCTGGGCACCTCGGGCGGCATGAAGACCAACGATCCGGTGTCGGAGATCCCGAGCATCTTCGACCGCCTCGACGACGCCGGCATCAGCAACCTCTACTACAGCTCGAATCTGCCGTTCGTGCTGACCTACGGCAAGACCGAGGGCATCGCACAGATCTCGCAGTTCTTCGACGACGTCGCCGGCGGCACGCTGCCGGAGTTCTGCATCGTCGATCCGATCCTCACCGCCAACGGCACCATCGGCAACGACGACCATCCGCCCGCCGACGTCACCATGGGCCAGGCATTCCTCGCGACCATCTACCAGGCGCTCGCGGCCAGCCCGCTGTGGGACCGCACGCTCTTGGTCATCACCTACGACGAGCACGGCGGCTTCTACGACCACGTGCCGCCACCGACGACCTCCGACCCCGACCCGGAGTTCCAGCAGCTGGGCTTCCGCGTGCCGGCGCTGGTGGTCGGCGGGATGGTCAAGCGCGGCTGCGTCAACTCGATCCAATACGATCATGTGTCGGTGGCCGCGACTGCGACGGTGCGTTGGGGGCTCGAGCCGCTCAACGCTCGGGTCACCGCGACCAACGACCTCTCGGGCTGCATCGATCCCGCGTTCATCGACGCGCCGCAGCCCCCGATCGCGCTGCCGATGACAGTCGTGCGGCGTCCGGTCGTGCAGCACGACGTGGCCGACCTGCCGGGCCAGATCGAGCTCGCCGAGCTCGCCGCCCGCAAGGGCCACGGCCCCACCCGCACGCGCGCGGCGGCCGACGACGCACTCGCGGCGGTTCTGCGCTGGGGTCAACGACTCGGCGTCGTCACGATCGCCGACGAGTGA
- the aceA gene encoding isocitrate lyase, with the protein MLTPKTTSALTFSDARWHGISRPYSPDDVARLRGSVVVEHTLARLGAERLWELIHERPFVAGLGALTGNQAVQQVRAGLDAIYVSGWQVAADANLAGNTYPDQSLYPANSVPQLVRRINAALQRADQIESAEGKIGRNWFAPIVADAEAGFGGPLNAYELMKSMIDAGAAAVHFEDQLSSEKKCGHLGGKVLVPGSQFIRALVAARLAADVEGVPTLLIARTDADSARLLTADLDERDKPFITGERTPEGFHQIKGGVEMAIARAKAYAPYADLLWCETSTPDLHEAKQFAEGVREAFPGKMLAYNCSPSFNWKAKLDDATIAKFQRELGAMGYKFQFVTLAGFHSLNHGMFELARAYAERGMSAYSELQQAEFAAEAAGYTATRHQREVGTGYFDEVSKIVSGGQASTLAMDASTEAAQFKH; encoded by the coding sequence ATGTTGACGCCCAAGACCACCTCCGCCCTGACCTTCTCCGACGCCCGCTGGCACGGCATCTCGCGCCCCTACTCCCCCGACGACGTCGCGCGCCTGCGCGGCAGCGTCGTGGTCGAGCACACGCTCGCCCGGCTCGGCGCCGAGCGGCTGTGGGAGCTCATCCACGAGCGTCCGTTCGTCGCCGGTCTCGGCGCGCTCACCGGCAACCAGGCGGTGCAGCAGGTCCGCGCCGGCCTCGACGCGATCTACGTGAGCGGCTGGCAGGTCGCGGCCGACGCCAACCTCGCGGGCAACACCTACCCGGACCAGAGCCTCTACCCCGCCAACTCGGTGCCACAGCTGGTGCGCCGCATCAACGCGGCGCTGCAGCGTGCGGATCAGATCGAGAGCGCCGAGGGCAAGATCGGCCGCAACTGGTTCGCGCCCATCGTCGCCGACGCCGAGGCCGGCTTCGGTGGCCCACTCAACGCCTACGAGCTCATGAAGAGCATGATCGACGCGGGCGCGGCGGCGGTGCACTTCGAGGATCAGCTCTCGAGCGAGAAGAAGTGCGGCCACCTCGGTGGCAAGGTGTTGGTGCCGGGCAGCCAGTTCATCCGCGCGCTGGTGGCCGCGCGCCTGGCCGCCGACGTCGAGGGCGTGCCCACGCTGCTCATCGCCCGCACCGATGCCGACAGCGCGCGGCTGCTGACCGCCGACCTCGACGAGCGCGACAAGCCGTTCATCACCGGCGAGCGCACCCCCGAGGGCTTCCATCAGATCAAGGGCGGCGTCGAGATGGCGATCGCCCGCGCCAAGGCCTACGCACCCTACGCCGATCTGCTGTGGTGCGAGACCTCGACGCCCGACCTGCACGAGGCCAAGCAGTTCGCCGAGGGCGTGCGCGAGGCGTTCCCCGGCAAGATGCTGGCGTACAACTGCTCGCCGTCCTTCAACTGGAAGGCCAAGCTCGACGACGCGACCATCGCCAAGTTCCAGCGGGAGCTGGGCGCGATGGGCTACAAGTTCCAGTTCGTGACGCTGGCCGGGTTCCACAGCCTCAACCACGGCATGTTCGAGCTCGCCCGCGCCTACGCCGAGCGCGGCATGTCGGCGTACAGCGAGCTGCAGCAGGCCGAGTTCGCCGCCGAGGCCGCCGGCTACACGGCCACCCGCCACCAGCGCGAGGTCGGCACCGGCTACTTCGACGAGGTCTCGAAGATCGTCTCCGGTGGTCAGGCCTCGACGCTCGCGATGGACGCCTCGACCGAGGCGGCGCAGTTCAAGCACTGA
- the aceB gene encoding malate synthase A has translation MPPSSPDAPARPLADASSYSEVLSPEALAFVGALVRRFRPALERLLAARADRQAEIDAGAPLTFLADTEEIRRSAWSVATCPPDLADRRVEITGPVDAKMIINALNSGANVYMADFEDSSAPTWANMMGGQRNLQQAVARTLAWTDDERGKQYQLRADAELATLFVRPRGLHLPERHLEVDGAAAPGSLVDFGLFFFHNARALLGAGTGPYFYLPKLQSHREARWWNEVFTWSQAQLGIPRGSIRATVLIETLPAAFEMHEILWELREHSAGLNCGRWDYIFSFIKTLRARAGATLPDRSQITMTQPNMAAYTNLVIKVCHARGIHAMGGMAAQIPIKRDAAANDAAMAKVEQDKRREVEAGHDGTWVAHPGLIELARRCFDASMPGPNQIGRGRDDVQLDAAALLQVPTGTRSEAGLRHNIRVGVQYLEAWLGGNGCVPLYDLMEDAATAEISRAQVWQWLRHGATLDGGERLTATRVRQVVDQEMATIRGEVGDARFASGRFGLARELFETVACDETLADFLTLPAYAHID, from the coding sequence ATGCCGCCTTCGAGCCCCGATGCGCCTGCCCGTCCGCTCGCCGATGCGAGCTCGTACAGCGAAGTACTGAGCCCGGAGGCACTCGCCTTCGTGGGTGCACTCGTACGTCGCTTCCGACCCGCGCTCGAGCGCTTGTTGGCGGCGCGCGCCGATCGGCAGGCCGAGATCGACGCAGGTGCACCGCTGACGTTCCTCGCCGACACCGAGGAGATCCGCCGTAGCGCGTGGTCCGTCGCGACGTGCCCCCCCGACCTCGCCGATCGCCGCGTCGAGATCACCGGTCCGGTCGACGCGAAGATGATCATCAACGCGCTCAACTCGGGCGCCAACGTCTACATGGCGGACTTCGAGGACTCGAGCGCGCCGACGTGGGCGAACATGATGGGCGGCCAGCGCAACCTGCAGCAGGCGGTCGCGCGCACGCTGGCGTGGACGGACGACGAGCGCGGCAAGCAGTACCAGCTGCGCGCCGACGCCGAGCTGGCCACGCTCTTCGTGCGGCCGCGGGGCCTGCACCTGCCCGAGCGCCACCTCGAGGTCGACGGCGCCGCGGCGCCGGGCTCGCTGGTCGACTTCGGGCTGTTCTTCTTCCACAACGCGCGCGCGCTGCTGGGCGCCGGCACCGGCCCCTACTTCTACCTGCCCAAGCTGCAGAGCCACCGTGAGGCCCGCTGGTGGAACGAGGTCTTCACGTGGTCGCAGGCGCAGCTCGGCATCCCGCGCGGCAGCATCCGCGCGACCGTGCTGATCGAGACCCTGCCCGCGGCCTTCGAGATGCACGAGATCCTGTGGGAGCTGCGCGAGCACTCCGCGGGCCTCAACTGCGGCCGCTGGGACTACATCTTCTCGTTCATCAAGACCCTGCGCGCGCGCGCAGGCGCGACCCTGCCCGATCGCAGCCAGATCACGATGACGCAGCCCAACATGGCCGCGTACACCAACCTCGTCATCAAGGTCTGCCACGCGCGAGGCATCCACGCGATGGGCGGCATGGCCGCGCAGATCCCCATCAAGCGCGACGCCGCGGCCAACGACGCCGCGATGGCGAAGGTCGAGCAGGACAAGCGCCGCGAGGTCGAAGCCGGCCACGACGGCACCTGGGTCGCGCACCCCGGCCTCATCGAGCTGGCGCGCCGCTGCTTCGACGCCAGCATGCCGGGGCCCAACCAGATCGGGCGCGGCCGCGACGACGTGCAGCTCGACGCCGCCGCGCTGCTGCAGGTGCCGACCGGCACGCGCAGCGAGGCCGGCCTGCGCCACAACATCCGCGTCGGCGTGCAGTACCTCGAGGCCTGGCTGGGCGGCAACGGCTGCGTGCCGCTCTACGACCTGATGGAGGACGCGGCGACCGCCGAGATCTCGCGCGCGCAGGTGTGGCAGTGGCTGCGCCACGGCGCGACGCTGGACGGTGGCGAGCGCCTCACCGCGACGCGCGTGCGGCAGGTCGTCGACCAGGAAATGGCGACCATCCGCGGCGAGGTCGGCGACGCTCGCTTCGCGTCGGGCCGCTTCGGGCTCGCGCGCGAGCTGTTCGAGACGGTCGCGTGCGACGAGACGCTGGCCGACTTCCTCACGCTTCCCGCCTACGCGCACATCGACTGA
- a CDS encoding response regulator, with translation MSQPILLVEDDRDDEALVRRVLSSFRAADHVVVAHDGAEALDYLFALGRFSDREAAQVPKLILLDLSLPKIDGMEVLRQIRADPLTKPVPVVILTSSRQHEDLLSGYGAGANSYVVKPSDLEKFLEAARDLGRYWLELNTVPTAVAS, from the coding sequence ATGTCGCAACCGATTCTGTTGGTCGAAGACGATCGTGACGACGAGGCGCTGGTCCGGCGCGTGTTGTCGAGCTTCCGCGCGGCAGATCACGTGGTCGTGGCCCACGACGGCGCGGAGGCACTCGATTACCTGTTCGCGCTCGGACGCTTCAGCGACCGCGAAGCCGCGCAGGTCCCGAAGCTCATCCTGCTCGATCTGTCGCTGCCGAAGATCGACGGGATGGAGGTGCTGCGGCAGATCCGAGCCGACCCACTCACCAAGCCGGTGCCCGTGGTGATCCTGACGTCGTCGCGGCAGCACGAGGACCTGTTGTCGGGCTACGGCGCCGGCGCCAACAGCTACGTGGTGAAGCCCTCGGACCTCGAGAAGTTCCTCGAGGCCGCGCGTGACCTCGGGCGCTACTGGCTCGAGCTGAACACCGTCCCGACGGCGGTCGCGAGCTAG
- a CDS encoding DUF2083 domain-containing protein gives MARPGPLGAKVRALRQRKRLTQVELSRRLGISASYMNLIEHDQRSLTAPLLLKLATTLEVDLQEFSGGADAALHDDLVEALSDPLFEHLGVASADVDALCVNSPALARGVLRLYHAFRDARGSADMLASQIYDDQQLPGERRRMASEDVSDFIQRRMNYFEELEQAAARVHAAARLDQHDPQRGLVRYLAERLGVDVRVGREGHREGVLRRFDAERRRLSLSELMPPSSRVFQLAVQIALMGESEVLDRLGSATELPDPQSRALGRLVLANYFAAALLMPYRAFLDAARDERYDIELLQHRFGASFEQVCHRLTTLRRPEAPGVPFHMIRVDLAGNISKRFSGSGIRFARFSGACPRWNVFSAFMTPGIIRVQLSVMEGGEVFFCMARTVPRGRGGYLAPQTLHAIGLGCRLEHAPALVYSDGISLENPEGAIEVGVTCRLCERSDCEQRAFPSIRAGIAVDENVRGPSIYAPREREAAGHAAAAAHPSAKPRRSSDAR, from the coding sequence ATGGCCCGACCCGGACCACTGGGTGCCAAGGTTCGCGCACTGCGACAGCGCAAGCGGTTGACGCAGGTGGAGCTCTCGCGACGGCTCGGCATCTCGGCGTCGTACATGAACCTCATCGAGCACGATCAGCGCTCGCTCACGGCGCCCCTGCTGCTCAAGCTCGCGACCACCCTCGAGGTCGACCTGCAGGAGTTCAGCGGCGGTGCCGACGCGGCGCTGCACGACGACCTGGTGGAGGCGCTCAGCGACCCGTTGTTCGAGCACCTCGGAGTCGCGAGCGCCGACGTCGACGCGCTGTGCGTGAACTCGCCGGCGCTCGCCCGCGGCGTGCTGCGGCTGTACCACGCCTTCCGCGACGCGCGGGGCTCGGCCGATATGCTGGCGTCGCAGATCTACGACGATCAGCAGCTGCCCGGCGAGCGGCGACGCATGGCATCGGAGGACGTCAGTGACTTCATCCAGCGGCGCATGAACTACTTCGAGGAGCTCGAGCAGGCGGCCGCGCGGGTGCATGCGGCAGCGCGGCTGGATCAGCACGATCCCCAGCGCGGCCTGGTGCGCTACCTCGCCGAGCGGCTCGGCGTCGACGTGCGGGTCGGTCGCGAGGGCCACCGCGAGGGCGTGTTGCGGCGCTTCGATGCCGAGCGGCGGCGACTGTCGCTGTCCGAGCTGATGCCGCCGTCGTCGCGGGTGTTCCAGCTCGCGGTGCAGATCGCATTGATGGGCGAGAGCGAGGTGCTCGATCGCCTCGGCAGCGCGACCGAGCTGCCCGACCCGCAGTCGCGCGCGCTCGGCCGGCTGGTGCTCGCGAACTACTTCGCGGCGGCGCTGCTGATGCCGTACCGCGCGTTCCTCGACGCCGCCCGCGACGAGCGCTACGACATCGAGCTGCTGCAGCACCGCTTCGGCGCCAGCTTCGAGCAGGTCTGCCATCGCCTGACGACGCTGCGGCGACCCGAGGCGCCGGGCGTGCCGTTCCACATGATCCGCGTCGATCTGGCGGGCAACATCTCGAAGCGCTTCTCCGGCTCCGGCATCCGCTTTGCGCGGTTCTCGGGGGCGTGCCCGCGGTGGAACGTGTTCTCCGCATTCATGACGCCGGGCATCATCCGCGTGCAGCTGTCGGTGATGGAGGGCGGCGAGGTGTTCTTCTGCATGGCCCGCACGGTTCCACGCGGTCGCGGTGGCTACCTCGCGCCGCAGACCCTGCACGCGATCGGGCTGGGGTGTCGGCTGGAGCATGCCCCGGCGCTGGTCTACTCCGACGGCATCTCGCTGGAGAATCCCGAGGGCGCGATCGAGGTCGGCGTGACGTGCCGCCTGTGCGAGCGCAGCGACTGCGAGCAGCGGGCCTTCCCTTCGATCCGGGCCGGAATCGCCGTCGACGAGAACGTCCGCGGACCTTCCATCTATGCCCCGCGCGAGCGCGAAGCGGCGGGCCACGCCGCCGCGGCGGCGCACCCGAGCGCCAAGCCGCGGCGTTCCAGCGATGCTCGCTAG